The genomic window cctataaaaaaaaaaacacctaacctcaaaaaaattgatacaaaaggtttttcattatgattatgataatgatacctttagatgtacttaataacatattaaaaatctagtaaaatctgaccccAGTAAAAAAAGGAGACCGTTTCTTATAGGAAATAATGTTTTGTCTTTAAAATATtagtataaaatacagtgtgcctACAGTGACTAAGAGGAGGTGTGGCTATTCTGAAttagtttggagtcactaggtcacacggcttgggaggtattgaaaaaaaggagaccgtttcttatgggaaataatgtattttctttaaaatataaaatacagtgtgcattctgcattggtttggagtcactaggtcacatgatgtcaaagctattgacaaaaaagactataaaggtaattcagaaggtactttatagacggtccctaagtaggttggctgggagcaagtagacaggtcatctgtttgtacattgtctgcaaacacggggtgaaaccggccgcattaaaaaaaaatctacaagTCCAATATCCGAATATCAATACAAATTAACTTCACCTCGGTGAGCTACCAGATTTTTTTGAAGACGACACTGCTAACTGGTAAGAGAGATATTGCATTGATTATGTAATTATTGGGTAATATTGGACGttagcgttgtcaacctatttGCAAGCAacttattaaattaattaaaatattagcctttttgTATCAACCAACATTGCGATTCATAGACTGCGAAtatatgcaaatattgataacaaaacccaaGCTTTGCTGATCTGTGTGGCTATGCAGTAAAAATTGAAGCCTCTGAGCAGTAggctagatcagtggttctcaaccttttttcagtgatgtaccccctgtgaaatattttttcagccaagtaccccctaaccagcgcaaagataaaatattttttcagcgcaaagcatttttagttgagagaaaaaagacttaaaacagagcgcTGTGCCCTCAGTGTCTAATTGAACTTTGGaaacacatacaaaattcaaacatttggaaaaaaaactattttgaacattttaaatTTTAATAATCCATGACTAAATTTATTGCAAATTATTCAAACTAATGTAGTGAAAACAGTGACCATATAACAATTTAAAACAGTGACCATATAACAATTTAACACTAATTGGTAGTGTTCTCTCTTGAActataaataataattaatattCATTAAatcattgtttttaaagtatttttgcatggattctactttttaaatagatgtatatttaaaaatctcacgtaccccccgGAGTGCCTTCAcatacccccaggggtacgcgtacccccatttgagaaccactgggctAGATCAGCCAGATGATGATAAGCCTGAAATTAGCAATGAGGAGGCcgagggacaagtagagaggataaaagagtaaacaatatgaattaaaatGATTTAATGTAAGACAGATctgtatatgacagcagtaacatacatgatcaacctatatgccGTTTGCTCAGAAATtagtgtagtaaaggagtagtaggctataggctacatcaccAAACACCAATATGATAGCCTACCCACATTGAAAAACATGTGAACATTAGTCCATGCCTCTGTGGAAGAGtagaatacatttcaaatgctttatttctttctgtttttgatactgtaacttatcaacctatccttgtggaatattttttgtgaaCTTCTCAGTTTAAgtaaattattatataacctttacacatttgttgaaccactaataaaaactacaggatagtaagaactgaactgttgcttaatttatccaatttccaccaccatgGGAAAAGTGGgctggtcttgggcctgaaagtcccgggctgaaaagtggccccactccgacCCTGTcttatgtaataataataacaataataataataaataatatgtttattttatattgcgcctttctcaaacccaaggtcgctttatatagtaggaaggcagggaaacacaataacaaacaaacaaagcaatacaacagagacaaaggcagggaaacacaataacaaacaaacaaaacaatacaacaaagacaagttatctgtatggaACTATGTGTtaggtgtggaggagaagtgatcattaaacagaaaggtcttgtgTAATATTTAATCAAAGTATTGCTACTTTTACTTTAGTACAATATTTTAGTACTTTTTCAACCTCTGCTAGACACATTTATGAgacttctctccagtgtgtattagcatgtggCTTTTAAGAGTTGTACCTcttgaaaaagcttttccacacaggGTACatgtatgaggcttctctccagtatgcGTAAGCATGTGACATGTTAAGTTTGACATTGTTTGAAAAGCCTtttcacactggacacatttatgaggcttctctccactGTGTATAAGCATGTGTATTCTAAGAGTTGAAATTTgtgtaaaagcttttccacactgggaacatatatgaggcttctctccagtgtgcgtAAGTATGTGACATGTTAAGTTTGACATTGTTTGAAAAACCTtttcacactggacacatttataaGGCTTCTCTCCACTGTGTATTAACATGTGTCTTTTAAGAGTTGAActttgtgaaaaagcttttccacactggacacatttatgaggcttctctccagtatgtgtACGCATGTGACAATTAATACTTGTGGATGttgtaaaagcttttccacactgggcacacttATATGGCTTCTCTCCGGTATGTATACGCATGTGCAATTTAAGAATTGAGGATGttgtaaaagcttttccacactgggcacatttatgaggATTCTCACCAGGATGTGTACGCATGTGACATTTAAGAGTTGTGGATGTtataaaagcttttccacactgggcacagtTATATGGCTTCTCTCCGGTATGTATACGCATGTGCAATTTAAGAATTTTGGATGttgtaaaagcttttccacactgggcgcATTTATGATGCCTCTCCCCACTGTGTATAAACATGTGTCTTCTAAGAGTTGAActttgtgaaaaagcttttccacactggacacatttatgaggcttctctccggtATGTGTACGCATGTGACATTTAAGAGTTGTGGATGATgtaaatgcttttccacactggacacatttatgtggcttctctccagtgtgtatacGCATGTGAAATTTAAGAGTTGTGGATGttgtaaaagcttttccacactgggcacatttatgaggATTCTCTCCAGAGTGTTTCATATTTGGCTTCTTTCCTTTGTGTTCATGCATGTGGCGTGAAAGACTTGAACtatgtgaaaaagcttttccacactgggcacattgatGAGGCTTCTCTACAGTGTGTATCATCAGCATGTGGTTTCTAAGACTTGAACtatgtgaaaaagcttttccacactgggtacattgatgaggcttctctacagtgtgtgtaagcatgtgctGGTTAACTAGTGAGGATGTTGTAAATGCTTTTTCACAATGAGACTTCTCCTTTTCATTCACCCTAACagagtgtgtttgctggtgtttGTCAAGTTCTCTCTGAGTCATGAAACTCTTCCTGCAGACCGTGCAGTGGTGCAGCCTTCCTTTGAGCTGCAGGTTGAGTTCATCATTCTGTCCCTGGATCTTCTGTTGCGTTACATGTGGATGTTCTGATACACCTGAAAGAGATACCATAGAGACTTAGAATTAGAATGAAGAGTTACCATAGAGGCTTAGACGTTTCGCCAACAGACACATTACTTACTATAAGACACCCTGACGCTGGGCATGTGCGATTTTAGCAATGTTATTGCATACCACATCACACTGTATGAGTAAGTCACATACAATGTAAATCaagttcaaagttcacaagatGTGTGTTCACACTATAAGACCCAATGTGCTATAACTTGACTTGACCAAAATGCCAAATGTGCCGTCTTGCCCATATGTACCGAAGCATCTAGAAAAGGTGGCGCCAGTGTACAGTACCCTCCGGagttattggcacctctgctaacgttgactaaaaagagaaaaataaaaccattttttggaaattgatcttaatgcttaggttaaaaaaattaggaaatatacaacctttaaggacaccaattttctttgagaatgaataatgtataataaataaataaataaataaataaataaataaataaataaatgttcttccttaaaatacaggggtcataagtattggctatgtactgtatatgttaaattcccacagaggcaggcagatttttatttttaaaggccggttatttcatggatccaggacactatgcatcctgataaagttcccttggcctttggaattaaaatagccccacatcatcacatacctagagattggtatggtgttatttcagttagcctattaactggtttgatgctcattgagctgaATGCAAATCAACAACAGGATTGTCAGTGGGCCCCTGCACGTCTCCCTAACGAGAGATAACATAGTAACGTTGTGTTAATCGTGAACTGCATATTTATTCAAAACAGCCGAAAAAAACAGCTAAATGCACTGCAACGGATATCAGAGGAACCAGGGTACCCTACCATTAATCTCCGGATCGTCAGTGGCATCTCCCTAACCAGTGTCATGAACTGACATCAGAGGAGCCAGCATTTTAAAGAGATACATGAGCAGGCTACTCTAAACCCAAACTAATACTTCTCTTATCTAAATGTGCCGCTTTGTTAACTGTGTATGAGCTTTCGTTACCTGGGTGAGTACCTTCTGCATATGAATGAGTCAATGTAATACAACACAGCGCTTCCACAGACCTGAGTGCAACAGCGCCCTCTAGCCGTGGcattcggacttgtaaccgcagggttgccggttcaaaccccgaccagtgggcacggctgaagtgcccttgagcaaggaacctaacccctcactgttccccgagtgacgctgttgttgcaggcagctcactgcgccaatattagtgtgtgcttcacctcactgtgtgttcagtgtgtgagtttgtttcactaattcacggattgggataaatgcagagaccaaatttccctcatgggattaAAAGAGTACATATACTTTTATCCTCTAGAGTCACAAAACTCAGTGCTACACACCTACCTAAACTTACAAAAAGTAAGGAATTTTTGTTTGGTGTCTGTGGTAACCAGGCAGAGAAGATTTGGCAAATTTTTCATGGGCGCAACCCCACATACTCAGCTCTGCTGCTCATCCCACAAGTGCATGTTCCTTACAAATGGGGCACCATTTGAAAGGAAACTAAACAGGCTTTCCAACGGTATAAGATGTATTGCCAAAAAacattaccctggaaatccagagttctcgcgagagcacaatggaattgtctctgcgagacactctggcaaagagcaatggtgcacgttacttttaccccaataaattcggggaaccagctaaactgatgaagataGCGCTGCaatgttggaggacagtacacattggtcgtagtgttatccgattgcgtcgaagtccgaaataattcagagtaaacatggtctagtgttatccagttgagtgcagtgagatttttaaatgagTGCTTGTTGCCACCCCTctagttgggccattacattgctctttgccaaaCCCTTAATccttctagattatcagggcctggattttccaggctaaaaAAACAACAGATAAATAATCTACACTCAAATGTCCTTACTTTTTTGTAAGTTTATTTAGCTGCTTGTGAGAGGACTTACTTTCCAGCAGATGTTCGTGttgttcctcctcttcctcctcctctttcttcacTTCAGTCTTCACTGTTGTCATTTCACTGTACGTACACCTTGGTGACTCTGTGACgtctgtttcagttttacagtctGTTTGAGATTCACAGTGAAGCTCTGCAAAGGGCTTTTCTTCTTCATCTGGACATGAAATCATATGACCATATTCCTCCTCTTTTATATCTTCTTCTTTCACCAGCACAATCAGGTCAACCTGCTGCGTTTCAGCACAGCCAGAACTAAATGGAACTCCGAGATCCATGTTGCTAGCTGAACAAAGATGATCCCGTCCAAAGTGTTCAATTGCCTGTAGTCAAGGAAACAGaatgaggtcaaaggtcaaaaaggccaaagggtcattccacgtcagttcaaccagggcccacgcacttaggtctcaaaagattctgaaaattaccaggtgtaccaatgttacccaggagacacactgtaaaattactcttatgtaagatcaatactttccaagatacagccagttttacagggggaggggggtgtcgattttgtccggcctcttttttttgtcaaagttcacaagcccacagcgcaagaactaaaccatgtaggaggacATAGAGCTGCCACAgcgccacctgtggttgtatagagtaacctgtggtagctcgatacaaaacatattgatgtcaatggtgcattttgcccatgttcagggtggaaagtgaaaaagaaagatttgcataagacaagtcaaattggtgtttttaaaaagaaaagatcatggagaataaagaaaaaaatatttaaaaaaatctttgtatattcccacaaggtgtttgggtactctgaaaatgagaaccaaaatgatttttcagacttttaaggtctgctgttcagaccctgaaggaatttattttctgttcattgttttttgtgagagtgtttctacttatctcagtaaggaaaataaatcaagagcctatgttgagtacaaatatgtcctctgaaggcctaaacagagcccagccaactttgagggacagctatgaccatgcaggattatccagaccaaacgtgacgattttgctacatactatcaAATTGTAATTGCATGTACAATTTGAGCTTCCTACATGATTTAggtcttgcgctgtgggcttgtgaactttgacaaaaaaaagaggccgaacaaaatcgacaccgccctccccctgtaaaactggctgtatcttggaaagtattgatcttacataagagtaattttacagtgggtctcctgggtaacataggtacacctggtaattttttcagaatggttgaattgacgtggaatgaccccaaagtttctttttttttataatagaGAGCAACTTTCCATGAATGGTTATTTGGCAAATTATGTGCTGCCTCTTTTCCTCTTTGATTGAGGTCGATACATTTCAAGTTGTGTAGTGGGATTGTGCCCAGAGAaccagagaaaaaaacattcgTAGATCAACTGGTGGCTTTACCATGCCAAGTCCATTGGTGGCTTTATCACGCCTGGTCCACACCACTTTAACTAGGCTTACTAACTCAACATGTAAATTGATTAATAACTATAACTGAACTGCATAACAAGAGTTTGTACCGAAAGTGACAAAGGCGTTTGTCTACCCACCAGAGGACACTGCTGTCTCGCTATCCGGAGAAATAATCTTTGGTACCCGCTATTTACCGATTTACGgctcccattgacttccattcaacacatgtaaacaaaacgtcaattatgtggttaaactaacgccgctgactttgCCAGcaaccattccactttgataaCAAACTACCTTTTcgtacaacatatatacagcaaaaataacagaaaaacagaaatcAAGCAACGTGGAGAAATCTCGGGAGGAAGAAAATTGACGCTGTGTGACGGGGAGTGCTTTGCATTTCCCATTGTCCATGAGTCACCTATAACAGGTTGCCTTGGCGGCCGTTATTCTTTCACATTTCCATTGAGATTACATAgtaaggagctggctcaagggttataATTGTATTTTgtcgtgtttagttgtataatgaAAGCACAGCTTTTATAGCCATCCATGCATTTTCCCTTCTTGCTGTTTGGCTATGAATTTGGTAACTATATCAGACTATTTGACgtctttagaacactaaacaggtggaggtgtcaaatgttgagtTTTTCCAGTGTAGATTTTTTTGACGTTAATCACTCCTAAGATGGACtgctattgtctatccaaagtaaaATACCTGTTtcgaagttaactgatggtcaaatcaaccaaaactCTGATTGTTTGCACCTCAATGGTGTGTGACGTAGGTCTGTGACgcgagtttgtgtgaaagaatccCTTACTTATCAGAGTAAAACATACATTCATATTACATCACAATTTGTAAATGAACgaagtttaaaaagaaaaacacaatatatCAGAGGGATAACACAAATCATTAGTAAGAAGAAACAACATTTCTATCGTAATTTCctgttaaattaaatatttcatgGCGCTATTGCGGccaccagatgacgccatttcactgcTTGCTTTTACATCCAAAAAATGCCCGAAGTGCAGTGAAATGCCGCCATCTAGTGGCCTGAAATATGTAATGTAGCCCAATATTTATTAGAAAAGAAGCGACCGTCGAATAATCTTGTACTTCCTTGTCAATTATTTGTGTAATCCTTCTgatatattgtttttcttttaaaaattcgttcctttataaattgtggAATATCATTAAGGTACGTTTTGGAATGTAATTACTCTGACATTCGACATTAAACGACCACAAATTTAGGCAATGGCAGTCTTAGAGGCTGACACTTTGCATAAAATCTCTCCTCATTGCTTCAGCCAAATTATGTTATTCCTGCTCTATGTTGTACCAAAATGTAGTTTATAATCAAAGTGAAATGGTTGCAAAAACCATTTTGTTTATATGTTGAATGGAAATCAATGGGAGCCGGAAATCGCTAAATAGCGGCGACCAAAGACTAGCCTATTTCTCCGGATAGCGAGACGACAGCGGTCCAGAGGACCGATGAGGAAAAAGCAAGCGGAACGCCGATCTGCCCCCATACCAGGGGACCGACAGTGGTCCACATGACTCAAGGTTATTGGCTTTTTAGGGAGAAAACACCGATCTCTAAAATAGGTTTGCATGCATGTATTACTTACTTCTTAAGATAGGCTGTGTTGAGATCAGCGGTCACTCGCGAAGTTACCTGGGATGCTTGTCTAACTAGCTCTCGTctgtttctgaaaaaaaaaaacatataggcTACCTTCCAACGGCAAGTTCGCTGCTCCGTCAACTTAGATCTGCcgattttgtgtttgtgtctgattaGACGTGGGACAGTGTTTATCCCTGCAAAATGTCTTGAACCAACATCAACGTGCGAATATTCTCCCGAGGTGGGCTGCGTGTATCGGCTTCAGCTGCGTGAAGCCAGCGACAACAAACAacatttcttcttcttcttgtttttATCGCAGGTGGCAAACAACGTCTGGTTGTATTACCGCCACCTTCTGAAATGGAGTGTGGGTCTGAATAATATATTTCCCTACACTTAAATTATCTTTATTAAACCAGTTCttcttaaaaaaaagaaaacaaaaacccaAAATATACATCTCTAGAATTACTTggcaaaatattttatttattattttattattatttatttaaagagGAATGCCTCTTGAGATGTGGCATCTCATTTTCGAGAGGGTCCTCGATAGGACTGGACAAAGACAAAGGTACAAGGACAAGatactacagtacagtacaatacaacatacacattcactcacatacaGCCCCCTTCCCCCACCAGCTCCCATTCCctaaaaatacatacatatacacatatatacaacaaGCATACATCTTCATatccacatatatacatacagagacacatatatgcatgcgcacagtacatacatacacatatacgaaAATATAGACACGTACGCTCACATATCTATAACAGAGCATATTGACAGatcaaagacacacaaaaaagcatTAATGAAAACAATTACAACGGTTATTTGCTTTCAGATATGTGAACAAAGATGTCTTGAAGCGACTCAAAGATGTAATTGATCTTAAGGCCCCAGGCAGGCTATTCCAGTCAAAGGGAGCCTTGTATTTAAATGAACGCCTGCCGCTTTCTTTGGAGATATGTGGTACTGTAAGTGATAGATATTCGGTGTGCCTCAAACTATAGTTTGTTTGGTAAGGTATTAAATGTTGTTGCAGGTAGAGTGGATAACTAAGATGTATGCACTTAAAAATAAGCTGGAACCAATGAAACTGTCTCCTGGCGTTGGGTGACAGAATATTCAATGAATCATACAGGATACAGTGATGCGTCCTGTATGAACATTTCAATACAAATCTGCAAATACTATTAAAGACAACAGTCAAAGGCTTAAGACAAGTCTCAGTGGAGTTCTGATATACTACATCAGCATAGTCTATAACTGGAAATAATAATTGCTTCACAATTCTCAACCTGATCTGCTGTGTAAAACAATTATTGAAACGATACAGCATCCTTATATTACAATTCAGCTTTCTTATAGTATGATTGATGTGGGTTTTATAGGAGAGTTGAGAATCAAGCCAAAAGCCCAAGTATTTAAATTCATCTACTCTGCCAAGAGCGGTGCCATCTAAAAAGTTAATTGacaaatttgtttgtttaacaGTAGATCTTGTTGGGAAAAGCATACAGTATGATTTCTTTTTATTCAACAGGAGGTCATTACATTGGAACCATTTTTGAATAATATCAAAGTCTGTCTGAAGAGTGTTCTGTATCTTAGAAATATTAGAGTTGGAATTatagatcactgtgtcatcagcATATAAGTGAATAGAACAGTCCGAGCAAGCTTGTGGAAGGTCATTGATAAAGACTGAAAATAGGAGAGGCCCTAACGAGGATCCTTGAGGGACACCCTTTTCCATAATGGCAAAGGAGGATAGACTACCCTGAAAAAGGACACACTGTTGCCGAAAATGTAAATAAGAGCTAAACCAAAGAAGAGCTTGTTTAGAGAGCCCAATAGCATGAAGTTTGTCTAAAAGCATGTAGTGATTAACAAGATCAAAAGCTTTGGTTAAGTCTATAAAAATCGCTCCAGTAGACATATTATCATCAAGGGATGATGATACATCATTGGTGAACTTTAATAAGGCAGTTGTGGTGGAAAATTTTTTGGCCGGTGACCCTATTTTGATGTCAGAAAATGTTGGCGACTCCAACACAATAGGCTACTCATTCACAATATAAGCGCGCATCTCATCTCTGGTGTAACATCCAGTCGAGAGCAGTACTTTTAAGGCGACCCCACATGGGGTCCCGACCCCAAGGTTGGGAAACGATGGCGCAGCAGAGATATGCGTGACGTGACCACGCCGAGTGGGCTTGGTTTACACAGGGGTCAGGGCTGGCGCTGCCGCTCCCGCTTTTTAAATAGACCCATGTCAAAGGCACAGGACAAGCCGACGGGGCCAGTGGGGAAAGCCTGACAAACAAAGCCTATTGTTTCCATGATTGCTTActatatttaaaatatatattagcctagatagcctaggctacattatttcatagagaTGAGAGTGAGTGTAGAGCACGCATTCTCTCCCTGCACCGCTCGCCCTCAAACGGGTTCATCCCGCATCTCCCCTATGCAAATCAAAATGGTGGCTTGTGCAAGAACTGTTCATGCAGACTACAGCTGGCGcggtagcctacacaactttgttcaaaattgatgcattcaagttgactttgCAAAGTTAGTAGGCTGTTATAGCCTATTTATCATAACATTGTCAGTCGCGTTGTCAATCCAAAACGCAAATTTATTCAAACAGCTACGGAATTacctgtagcttaatttgtggAGGGCAAAGAGAAAGCACCTGTTTGACATAGGCTAGGCGTGCGGGCctgtcagtcttgcccgtccgATTAGAGGGTTTCCTTCGTTTATGCTCACTATCTTAAAAAGATgcgcaagtcaacactgcgctgagagctcaagaatcagtcaaatcgcgaaacgatgaaatgcattcatattccactttttatgtcataaactttGCATGCATATGGGAAGGCTTTGtggtaggattgtccaatggtcaagctgttgcttcaatttgtgttttaatttatatGACACatcgatgctgggttcatcagtTTTGTGCAAGGAAATGTTTAGACTACTGCGTAATTTGTAATTTCCGTTCTataagttccacttttcatgtcatgaatgtaacatgcctatgataaggctttgcagttgtatatggtcaatctattgagagaggggaggggggaaagaAGAGCAGTTAGAGAGGgaggaatgagaggagagaggaaggagagaagtgagaaagatgagtgagagaagaggagtgaaaGAAGAGGAGTAAGAGAGGAGTGTGTAGAAGAGAGAATTggggtgagagaagagaggacaggagtgggagagaagagaggagttacTAAAAGATAGGAGAGGAGTGAGATCATTTGTaaaatttatttgatgttagcCAAACATCCCAGGTAACAAAATcggcacccccctccccctgcacAACCCTGATGGGGATACAGGTGTTTGGGCAATGAACGGGGTCCATGAAGTTTTAGAGCATAGGGGTACTAGGTGTTTGGGCATTGATATTGTCAGGCTGGAAATGAACGTGGGTCTTTTGGGCTGCAGGTGGATGACTTACCCATGAGCTATGGACGAGGTCAGTTTTGACATGTTTGCTTGTGAGCATGCAATTTAATGAATACAGAT from Alosa sapidissima isolate fAloSap1 chromosome 9, fAloSap1.pri, whole genome shotgun sequence includes these protein-coding regions:
- the LOC121718885 gene encoding zinc finger protein 2 homolog, producing the protein MDLGVPFSSGCAETQQVDLIVLVKEEDIKEEEYGHMISCPDEEEKPFAELHCESQTDCKTETDVTESPRCTYSEMTTVKTEVKKEEEEEEEQHEHLLESVSEHPHVTQQKIQGQNDELNLQLKGRLHHCTVCRKSFMTQRELDKHQQTHSVRVNEKEKSHCEKAFTTSSLVNQHMLTHTVEKPHQCTQCGKAFSHSSSLRNHMLMIHTVEKPHQCAQCGKAFSHSSSLSRHMHEHKGKKPNMKHSGENPHKCAQCGKAFTTSTTLKFHMRIHTGEKPHKCVQCGKAFTSSTTLKCHMRTHTGEKPHKCVQCGKAFSQSSTLRRHMFIHSGERHHKCAQCGKAFTTSKILKLHMRIHTGEKPYNCAQCGKAFITSTTLKCHMRTHPGENPHKCAQCGKAFTTSSILKLHMRIHTGEKPYKCAQCGKAFTTSTSINCHMRTHTGEKPHKCVQCGKAFSQSSTLKRHMLIHSGEKPYKCVQCEKVFQTMSNLTCHILTHTGEKPHICSQCGKAFTQISTLRIHMLIHSGEKPHKCVQCEKAFQTMSNLTCHMLTHTGEKPHTCTLCGKAFSRGTTLKSHMLIHTGEKSHKCV